In a genomic window of Dyadobacter fermentans DSM 18053:
- a CDS encoding response regulator translates to MSKKEIYLVEDSSDFRQLVRGIFTKFLPDYHVRFFQGAQELYQYMVLQSAEQFKGRRPALIILDLELPTINGFELLKLVRQTPANAETVWKTLPIVILSGTARQEDINRCYQAGANSFFIKPPDFEELHVMLDTLCRYWIDYNRQATNDIVNQISAQ, encoded by the coding sequence ATGAGCAAAAAAGAAATTTACCTTGTTGAGGATTCGAGCGACTTTCGTCAGCTTGTCCGGGGCATTTTCACCAAATTCCTACCCGACTACCACGTCCGTTTTTTCCAGGGAGCGCAAGAGCTCTATCAATATATGGTGCTGCAATCGGCCGAGCAGTTCAAAGGACGCCGGCCTGCGCTGATCATCCTCGATCTCGAATTACCCACCATCAATGGATTTGAACTGCTCAAACTGGTGCGCCAGACGCCTGCTAATGCGGAAACAGTGTGGAAAACTCTCCCGATCGTGATTCTCAGCGGCACGGCACGGCAAGAGGATATCAACCGCTGCTACCAGGCGGGTGCGAATTCATTTTTTATCAAACCACCCGATTTTGAAGAGCTGCACGTGATGCTCGACACCCTGTGCCGCTACTGGATCGACTACAACCGCCAGGCCACCAACGATATTGTCAACCAAATATCCGCGCAATGA
- a CDS encoding sensor histidine kinase — MNDITFETADNEPDQHQVQSPYLMMVQSVSHELRSVFGIISGMHSLLPLASGEDERRDMFHRLQNNTEYAAQLFTALEDYCAMETGPVQVESSSFRPAGALEYIRKKAQPMLERRRASLTLDGDREMRVDGDEEKVQCIVRNLVFHLAGVARVRDIAVTWGQSAHSWHVNVNYLGEPLPAWLFYAGDQSYDESIGSHVGLLIVRRLVSVLGGKIREMPVETPGRRGIALHFPL; from the coding sequence ATGAACGACATCACTTTTGAAACCGCTGACAATGAACCAGATCAGCACCAGGTTCAGAGTCCGTACCTAATGATGGTGCAGTCCGTGAGTCATGAGCTTCGCAGTGTGTTCGGTATTATTTCCGGTATGCATTCGCTGCTTCCGCTGGCATCAGGGGAAGACGAACGAAGAGATATGTTCCATCGCCTGCAAAACAACACAGAATATGCGGCGCAGCTTTTCACCGCGTTGGAAGACTATTGCGCGATGGAAACAGGTCCGGTACAGGTGGAGAGTTCTTCATTCCGACCGGCCGGGGCTTTGGAATACATTCGCAAAAAAGCACAGCCGATGCTGGAAAGGCGTCGCGCCTCGCTCACCCTCGACGGCGACCGTGAAATGCGGGTAGACGGTGATGAAGAAAAAGTCCAGTGCATTGTGCGTAACCTTGTGTTTCACCTCGCCGGCGTAGCCCGAGTGCGGGATATTGCAGTTACGTGGGGACAAAGCGCCCACAGCTGGCATGTGAATGTAAACTACCTCGGCGAACCGCTGCCTGCATGGCTGTTTTATGCGGGAGATCAGTCTTATGATGAATCGATAGGTTCGCACGTGGGCTTGCTGATCGTGCGGCGGCTGGTGTCGGTACTGGGTGGTAAGATCCGCGAAATGCCTGTTGAAACTCCTGGTCGGCGGGGCATTGCGCTGCATTTTCCTCTTTGA
- a CDS encoding response regulator: MKTIYLADDDEDDRMLIRLAVEQVIHPVRIVELDSGDQLVKRIVSQGLSDDPAMIIMDMNMPRMNGLETVRILKLNELCCHIPVVMLSSTSNRDLVRDAYERGVNAFLEKPVHEADFIKLAQAVDACFLNASHVTGDTRPPSQGKNGSVIVIEDNEDHMFFIRHALQESMPEVRVVEFPNAADVIEQLGPAWDSIDPAPHLILMDLYLPGRQDGLDLLVKIHQLLVSKNSRSIPVIVFSYSDKPEDMHASYQRNASAYMTKDKNAAHWKNDFKNLHNFWWNTVSTPDPR, translated from the coding sequence ATGAAGACAATATACCTGGCAGACGATGACGAAGACGACCGCATGCTGATACGCCTCGCGGTTGAGCAGGTCATCCATCCTGTCCGCATAGTAGAATTAGATTCCGGCGATCAGCTTGTAAAAAGAATTGTAAGTCAAGGCCTGTCTGATGACCCGGCGATGATCATCATGGACATGAACATGCCGCGGATGAACGGCCTGGAAACGGTCCGCATCCTGAAACTCAATGAGCTTTGTTGTCATATTCCTGTGGTAATGCTCTCGTCCACATCCAACCGCGACCTCGTGCGCGACGCCTACGAGCGTGGGGTGAATGCATTTCTGGAAAAGCCTGTTCATGAAGCCGATTTTATCAAACTCGCGCAAGCAGTGGATGCCTGCTTCCTGAATGCCAGCCACGTAACGGGCGACACCCGGCCGCCGTCACAAGGAAAAAACGGCAGCGTGATCGTGATCGAGGATAATGAGGACCATATGTTTTTTATCCGGCACGCATTGCAGGAATCCATGCCGGAGGTGCGGGTGGTGGAGTTTCCCAATGCGGCGGATGTGATCGAGCAGCTCGGCCCCGCCTGGGACAGCATCGATCCCGCACCGCACCTGATCCTGATGGACCTTTATCTCCCCGGCCGGCAGGACGGGCTGGACCTGCTTGTGAAAATTCATCAGCTTCTGGTCAGTAAAAACAGCCGTTCGATCCCCGTGATCGTATTTTCCTATTCCGACAAGCCCGAAGACATGCACGCCAGCTACCAGCGCAATGCGAGCGCGTATATGACCAAGGACAAGAATGCCGCTCATTGGAAGAACGATTTCAAAAATCTGCATAATTTTTGGTGGAACACCGTATCTACACCCGATCCGCGATGA
- a CDS encoding MBL fold metallo-hydrolase, with translation MRTENNESGSFFRVTEGVWGIKDIMVNVYLIANPDKSWVLVDAGLKSAFPKIKKAAAELFGEDVPPVAVILTHGHFDHVGSLEAVLREWHVPVYAHFLETPYLTGKSDYPPADSSVGGGLMSSLAGLYPNDPIDLIDAVKSLPIDGNIPFMPEWKYIHTPGHAPGHISLWREQGRVLVAGDAFVTTRQESVFSVVTQRKVISGPPKYFTYDWYQADKSVNALADLSPEIVATGHGKPMAGQEMRQQLMDLALNFSDRAVPRYGRYVAEPAVANRDGVVSVPQDRTSTGAIWALASSVAVIALGCVYFSRQRSKKGVLSLPSF, from the coding sequence ATGAGAACGGAAAATAATGAATCAGGATCTTTCTTCCGGGTGACGGAGGGAGTGTGGGGGATTAAAGATATTATGGTTAATGTTTACCTCATCGCCAATCCGGACAAGTCATGGGTGCTCGTCGACGCTGGTCTGAAAAGCGCATTTCCCAAAATAAAAAAGGCTGCTGCCGAGCTCTTCGGGGAAGATGTGCCGCCGGTTGCGGTTATTCTCACCCACGGCCATTTCGATCACGTAGGTTCGCTGGAAGCGGTGCTGCGCGAATGGCACGTGCCTGTGTACGCGCATTTCCTGGAAACGCCCTATCTGACGGGTAAGTCGGATTATCCACCGGCGGATTCAAGCGTGGGCGGCGGATTGATGTCTTCATTGGCAGGCCTCTATCCCAACGACCCCATCGATTTGATCGACGCCGTCAAATCACTGCCGATTGACGGTAACATTCCTTTCATGCCCGAATGGAAATACATTCATACGCCGGGACACGCGCCCGGGCATATCAGCCTGTGGCGTGAGCAGGGCCGCGTGCTCGTGGCAGGGGATGCCTTCGTAACTACGCGGCAGGAATCAGTTTTCAGCGTGGTAACGCAGCGCAAGGTGATTTCGGGACCGCCCAAGTATTTCACTTATGACTGGTACCAGGCCGATAAATCTGTGAATGCCCTGGCCGACCTTTCCCCGGAAATTGTGGCAACGGGCCACGGCAAGCCCATGGCCGGGCAGGAAATGCGCCAGCAGCTGATGGACCTTGCCCTGAACTTCTCCGACCGTGCCGTGCCTCGTTACGGACGCTACGTGGCAGAACCTGCTGTGGCTAATCGCGATGGCGTAGTGTCTGTGCCTCAGGACCGGACGAGCACAGGCGCAATCTGGGCATTAGCAAGCAGCGTGGCTGTGATCGCATTGGGATGTGTGTATTTTTCGCGGCAGCGATCAAAAAAAGGGGTATTGTCACTCCCCAGTTTTTAA